DNA from Roseimicrobium sp. ORNL1:
CTTCATACACTTGGATACGAATGAACCCAGGTTCGATCTCCTTCGTCTTTTCAGTGGCTATTGAGCACTCCCAAAGATCTTTGTCTTTGTCTTTGAAAAGAGCAATGTCAATCGCGTCAGAGGCTGCTACACCTGATTTGCTGAGCGCGATTTGTAATATTTTGAAAGGGTCATTCATATTCCAAGCATGTATTTGAGTGTTCTAGGCCCGAACTTTCTATAAGCAATCAGAGCGTCTTCAATCGCACGATCAATTTCAAAATCAGTAAACCGGTAGTCATATTTGGCAATCTGATCAAAGACGTACATCTCTCGATCGAATGTGCGCATTTTACGGTAGCCTGCCAGGCCCAATTCAGCCCGTTGTCTAGCATGGCAGAGTTCGTGGAAGTAGTCAAGGTAAGTGGCATCCGAACCCAAGTGCATTTGGCAGGTTTCAGGATTGAATCCAGCGCGCGCTTCCTGGCTTTCAAGATAGGCGTCAGAGTTTCTCACCAACGTCCACTTGCTCTCTCCAGCAGGCGTAAGGTCGGCCATTCTCTTTTCGATTGCATCGAGCATGCCTTCCGTGAGCAGGATTCCTTCATGCCTGCCTGTGCCTCGGAAAGGTGCAGTATCGATCTCCCCTGAAACCCGCGAGTTTCTTGCTGCCTTCAGCTTGTCTACCAGCTGGTTCAATTCTTCAGCCGAAGTGGGAGCAACAAAGGCAGCGCCGGGACTTCTAAGAGTTGTGCCGGGGTCTTCTGGGAGCAACGACATCGATTGACTTCCAGCCTCTTCAGTAGTAGTATCCTCTTGCGCTCCTGGTTGAGGTGTCTGTACCGCTTGAGACTGGGGCTGTCTCGGAATCCCGATAGCACCGGGACCCCCTTGAGGGGCTAGGCCGGCACCCGGTCGGATTCGTTCGACCAATGCGCCCCTGAATTGACGCTTGCTCAGTTCGGGGGCGTACTGCGTTACGAGAGCATATTGATCTTTGATAGCGCCGTCCTCGACAACGACCATGTGAGTTCCCTCCGCATAGCTGCGGAAGTAGAAGGTCTCAGGCCCATTGGTGACTCGCACTTGCGCATGTGAGATGGTTTTCTCGACCGCCCCAACCCAATCCAGTTTTTCGGGGCGCAGTGTACGATTTTCCTGAGCTTTGTCTACATTCTCACCAATCAAGTGTGCGGCTCGATTCTCCAGTGGGTCACCAAACGCTCCTCGTCTTTGGGGATGGGCTATGGTGACTTTTGCCCCCCACGGGTCTTCGACCTTGGGTGCCTTTCCTAACCACGCAGCAACGTTCCGCACCACCGTCTCCCAAGTGCCGCGCCTTTCGGCAAACACAGGGCGACTGTCTTTGAGCTTCGGCAGGAACTTCTTTGCAGAATCCCACGTGTGCCCCGTCTTCACCTCCTCCCACGACCCCGGCTTGTCCTGCCTCATCTTCGGCACCATGCCGAATGTCGCCAGATCGATCTCCCCACGGCTTGCTGCCTCCTCCGTTATCGATTCGGAACGACTCGTATCATCGATAGCCGCACTTTCATTACCATTGCCTCTTCCATCCGTCCCCATCAAATCATCCAGGAACCCCTCATAGTCCGCCCCCAGCCGTCCCTCCGCTCGCGCCCTGTTCAGTGCCCGTGCCCGTGAAAACACCTGCCCAAACAGCGCACGCCACGCCCGCAGGAACTGCCCAAACTGCACCACCTCACTTCGCTCCTTCACTCCCGCCGCTTGCCGCAACGCCGCGTTCAGCCCTTCGGTCACCAGACCCGCCGGCAGCTTCGTCCCATCCTTGCGACGCCCCAGCACATCCGCCGTCACAATCGCACTGATGGCCTCCGTCAGCGACCGCGGTGCCTTATCCGCAGACCCCAGCACCACCTCATCCGCATCCGCCAGG
Protein-coding regions in this window:
- a CDS encoding zincin-like metallopeptidase toxin domain-containing protein translates to MQAADAAVVAGQLRGMTREESLAATWHVLGSNRAERRNNVRTMVSTIFRGGNVLTAVEEPIEGRWKSGLDNGRYTREQGLAWVRLAEKATGQKFLADADEVVLGSADKAPRSLTEAISAIVTADVLGRRKDGTKLPAGLVTEGLNAALRQAAGVKERSEVVQFGQFLRAWRALFGQVFSRARALNRARAEGRLGADYEGFLDDLMGTDGRGNGNESAAIDDTSRSESITEEAASRGEIDLATFGMVPKMRQDKPGSWEEVKTGHTWDSAKKFLPKLKDSRPVFAERRGTWETVVRNVAAWLGKAPKVEDPWGAKVTIAHPQRRGAFGDPLENRAAHLIGENVDKAQENRTLRPEKLDWVGAVEKTISHAQVRVTNGPETFYFRSYAEGTHMVVVEDGAIKDQYALVTQYAPELSKRQFRGALVERIRPGAGLAPQGGPGAIGIPRQPQSQAVQTPQPGAQEDTTTEEAGSQSMSLLPEDPGTTLRSPGAAFVAPTSAEELNQLVDKLKAARNSRVSGEIDTAPFRGTGRHEGILLTEGMLDAIEKRMADLTPAGESKWTLVRNSDAYLESQEARAGFNPETCQMHLGSDATYLDYFHELCHARQRAELGLAGYRKMRTFDREMYVFDQIAKYDYRFTDFEIDRAIEDALIAYRKFGPRTLKYMLGI